The nucleotide sequence GAAGGTTCCAAATCAGGATTACCGGTTACCACATTCAAAGGATTGCTTACATCGGCAACGGGCTGCAATTGATTGATACGCGGCAGGTCTACATAAGAATCAAAGTAAACCCCTATTCTTTTGCTCTTATCAAGATTATAGTTCGCATAGGCATTGAGCAAAACATTCTTATACGATTTCGAAAAAGAGGTCGAACGTAGAAACTCAGAATTGTCCAAATCAGAAAACTGGTACTTCATATCAAGGCCCAATCTTAACTTTTCGGTATCCTTTTTTATGCCTATGGATGGCGTCTTGCGAGAGGTCTTGAAAAGAAAATCGGAGCTAAGTGCCGAATTAAACCGTGAATAAGTACCGGTAAGCTCATCTAAATCGAATACCGAACGCACATTGCTATTCTTGTCTTCTTGTTGCCTATAGGTCAAATCAAGAAACAACTTCTCGGCTAGGGCCTGCCTGTAGTTTACCCCAAATGTGTAGCTATCATTTTCAGCCTCGAATTCCGTATTCTGGTTGAGCTCATCGGTTCTGGCATTATCCCCAAAAATACGACTGACCGTATTCAATCTAGACTCGTTGTTGTTTTGCTCATTGCCATTATTGAAGAACAGGCGTACATAAGTACCTAGGGTATCCAACTTTTTGGTAATATCAAAACGATTCGAAAAATTCCTGCTCACACCATCCTCACTGGTCAAGTTTTCATTTTCGTTCAAGAGTCCATCATTTTCGGTAGATGAGCGGGTACTTGATGCATCGATGGAATTCGTCTGATTTACGCTCATAGACGGGGCCAGGGTAATCCGAAGCGTTTCATCGATATCGAAAATAAGATCCGCCGCCCCTCTATTCGACATCGTATTCCCCTCAAAACTCGACTCACGATCCGTAAAAAAACTTCCACTAGGCAGAATATTTTCACGTGACATACGCTCATCATTGTAACTATCCGACGATGAAAAGAAGTAGTTTCCAGTAATCTCGTACTCTCCTTTTTTAGAATTGGCATAACTGGCGCCCAGAGTATTGGAGGTCGTGATACCTTGTCCGAACCCAAAATTTAATCCAGCTATAGAAAATCCGCCATCTCTATTTACACTAAAACCTCCACTCCGTGCACGACCGATCATATCATAGATTTCATCAAAGGAGAAGCCCGACGAATTTATATTGTTGGAAGCCGCCACCAAACTAAAGCGTTCATCACCGTTAAAATAATTGAATAAGGCATTGGCTTGATATCTTTCATCAGTACCATCACCTGCCGTTAACCGGCTCAAGATTCCCTTGTTCATATCCTCTTTGATCGTTAGGTTTATGGTCTTTGAAGACCCGTCTCCACTTTCGCCGGTAAATTCTTGGGCTTTCGTTTTGGTATCGGTTATCTGTATTTTGCTAATAATATCCTTGGGCAGGCTCTTGGTGGCCATTTTGGGGTCGTTGCTAAAGAAGACCTGACCGTTTACCAGTACTTGGCTCACCTCTTTTCCGTTTACCATAATCTTTCCGTCACTATCGACTTCTACGCCTGGCAGCTTTTTCAATAGTTCCTCTACGGTGGCATCGGGCCGCGTCTTAAACGAATCGGCGTTAAACTCCAAGGTATCCTTTTTGATCGTGATGGGCACCCTATCGCCCACAACGGATACCCCTTTGAGCTCTTGGGCCTGTTCCTCCAACAATAAGGTACCAAGCTCTACATGGTCTTTCAGTTGAACCCTCATGACCTTGGTCTTGTACCCATTATAGGAAAAGAACAGATTCACTTCCTTTACCCCCGAGCGATCCTCAAGCGTAAAACTTCCGATTTCGTCAGAAATGGTATATGCGACCAAGGCACTATCCTTTGGCGATTCGGCATAGATGGTGGTAGCTTCCAAGGGCTGTTCAGAAACAGCGTCCACTACTTTACCGGTGATTTTGAATTCTTGGGAATAGGTGTTCACACAGAAAAATGTGAACACAAGAAAAGCTGGTAACACTTTCTGCATAAACGGATCAGTCATTGGATTGGCAAATGGCTTGACCCAAATCTAATCATTGAACTAAAACATTAGTTGCAATTTAACAAAAGTTTATGCCCGGGTTTTATAGGATTTTACGTAAAAAAAAACAACGCAAGTCCCTACAGCACGCCCCTTAGCCCTTACTTTTTCCTCATATAGATAGTGACGGGTACCCCGTTAAAATCAAAGTTCTCCCTTAGTTTGTTTTCCAAAAACCGCTTATAAGGTTCCCTCACGTATTGTGGAAGATTACAGAAAAAGGCAAATTGGGGATAGTTTGTCGGCAACTGGGTGATATACTTGATCTTCACATATTTGTCTTTATAGGCCGGTGGCGGAGTGCGCTCTATGATCGGCAACATGACATCGTTAAGCTTTCTGGTCTTTATCTTCTTAGATCGGTTCTTATACACCTCTACGGCCGTCTCTATAGCCTTGTAAATACGTTGCTTGGTCAGTGCCGATATAAAGAGAATAGGCACATCTACAAAAGGCTCCATCGCTTTTTTGATCCGCTCCGTATATTGCTTCATGGTATTGGTCTCCTTCTCCTCGATCAAATCCCACTTATTTACCAAAATCACGATACCCTTGTTGTTCCGTTGGGCCAACCAGAAGATATTTTCGACCTGGCCATCAAATCCGCGAGTGGCATCGAACATTACCAAACAAACATCACAGTGCTCAATGGCCCTTACCGAACGCATCACGGAATAGAATTCCAAATCTTCCTTTACCTTCGATTTTCTTCGTATACCCGCCGTATCGACAAGATTGAACTCAAACCCGAAACGGTTGTATCTGGTATCGATACTATCCCTAGTAGTACCGGCAATATTGGTAACGATATAACGGTCTTCACCGATCAAGGCATTTATGAAGGAAGATTTCCCTGCATTGGGCCTTCCTACCACGGCAAACCTCGGAAGGTCAGCTTCCTCCTTTTCCTTTTCAGGAAGCACTTCTACCAAGGCATCGAGCAAATCTCCCGTACCGCTACCGTTGACGCTGGAAAGGGTAAAATACTCTCCCAGTCCCAAGGCATAAAACTCTACCGCATCTTCGGCACGTTTGGCATTGTCTACTTTATTGACCGCCAAAAAAACCGGTTTTTTCACCCTACGGAGCAAGTTGGCAACGTCTTCATCCATGCCCGTTATACCACTTTCCACATCTACCATAAAAATAATGGCATCGGCTTCATCAATGGCCAATTCTACCTGCTTATCTATTTCTTGTTCAAAAACATCGTCACTACCCTGAACATAACCACCGGTATCTATAATAGAAAACTCTTTACCGTTCCAATCACTTTTTCCATAGTGGCGGTCACGGGTAACCCCGCTTACGGCATCAACAATAGCTTCCCTCCGTTGGATCAAACGATTAAAAAACGTAGACTTCCCTACATTCGGTCTCCCTACAATGGCTACAATAGCACTCATACTTCCTTAAATTTGCTGCAAAAATAGTATTAATCCCGATGGAATCGTAATTCTAATCAACTAATCGTAAGTAAATTAAAAACAGAATCCCCAAATCTCAAAATGAAATTCGGGGATTCTACTATGTTTTAGCCGGTTAAAGACTTTATTTTATTTCATAGATCGAAACGGTATTGGATACCTCATTGGTGATGACCAATAAATTTTCACCGTTTGGCGATTCTTCCGCGGGTATGACCAAGAGTCCTTCAGGTGCAACATCTTGCGTACTAAAGATCCATTTTAAAAATTCAGGGGCCGAGGGGTTGGTAATGTCATAAACCATGGCACCTCCGGTTCGTTCAAGGCCGACGAACAATAAGGTTGACTCTCCAATTTTAAGTGTGGTTACCGATTCGGGTTCCGCCCCCTTATCATCACTCCTTCCATCGGCTTCACCTTCATCGTCATTAAACAAAGTAGGGGCGATTTCCATCGTTTTTCTTCCAATTTCATCACCACTATCGTAAACGATTTCACCCTGGGGAGTCCAGATGGTAAATGAGCGTGCGCCATAGGAGTAGATTTTATCATAATCACCATCGCCATCGATATCGCCATTGGCCGTAGTGATTTTTAACCGTCCGAGGTTTTCATCGGCCTGTAGTTCTTCGGCATTAGGAAAGGCCGTAGCATCGAGTACAAGGTCCTTTACCCTTTCCTCTTCCGAATAACCGTCGTAATCACGGGAATCGCCTTCATTGGCGGAAATAAGGTAAGCAGCTCCCCCTATTTTGGCATAGGCAATAGCGTCGGGCATATAAAAACCTAGTACCGGCCATGTTTGAAAGTTGCCCAGCATACCGTCTTTATTACTGGCATCCATGGCGTTTTCAGTAAGGGAATGATCCTTCACCCCCAAACCGAAAACATCGGTCAATGTCATTGTAGACAGATCAACAACGGCCATACCATTGTTTTCCTGTAAACTGACATAGGCGTACTTACTATCTTCGGAAACCGCCACATATTCCGGCTCAACATCTTGCGCCAGACAAGCCTCAGGACCAAAAACACGAAAATCGTTCCCGATGGTCTGTCCGTTATACGCTGTAAAGAACAAAGTATGAACCTCTTTTTTTTCAACATCGATTACCGATATCGAGCCTTCGGGATCTACCGTATAATCGTCATTAGGCTCCCCTTCATTAGCGGCAACAATATATTTTCCGTTCGGGCTGAACGCGACCATATCCGGCAAAGCACCTGCGGGATAAGAGTCGACCAAGCTCATGGTAGCGGTATCATATACCTCTATCGTACCGTTTACCTGTTTATTGTCGTTCTCTAGGGCTATGGCCAAAAGACCATGATGAACCGCAACGCTATTAGGGGTTCCCGTCAAGGCAATGGAAGCTTGTTTTGATGGCACGGAAGGTTCGGAAATATCCCAAACGGAAACTTCGCCCTGTACCGGATTAACAACAAATAAATTTCCGGTAACAGCATCGTAAGCACTAATTTCGGCAAAGCCCTCTTCGCCGGAACCATTAACAAAACCTCCTATCTTGGTATAGGTAAGCTCAGAGGTGTTCACTACGGCAGGGCCTTCGTGGGGATGGCCGACAAAATCTTCCAGTTTTTCACAGGAAAAACTACCCAATGCGATAAGAATAAACGGAATACTTTTAATTTTTTTCATCTTCAAGTTTGGTTATTAATCACCAAAGATGAAGTTTCAAGGTCACTTAAAAGTTAGCTTAAGAACAAGCAATGTTTAAAAGAACGCAATGAAAGGGTTAAGAAGGTTTAGTTATTGTATCCAAAGCGTTTCAACTGGCGGGCATCGTTACGCCAGTTTTTATTGACCTTTACATACAATTCCAAATGCACCTGCTTACCGAAGAATTTCTCTAGGTCTTTACGCGATTCTACGCCTACCCTTTTTAAGGCACTGCCCTTGTGGCCAATAATAATACCCTTTTGGGAATCTCGCTCCACCATAATAACCGAGCGCATCCTGATGATATCTTCATCTTCAAAAAACTCTTCGGTCTCGATTTCTACGGAATAGGGAATTTCTTTTTTGTAGTGCATCAAGATTTTCTCTCGAATGGTCTCGTTTACAAAAAACCGTTCGGGTTTATCGGTCAGCTGATCTTTAGGGTAATAAGCGGGTGCTTCGGGAAGCAGTTCGATAATACGCTCGAAAATATTCTTGATATTAAAGTTGGACAAGGCCGAAATGGGGTGCAGTTCTACGGTAGGAAGCATTTCTTGCCAGTATTGCACCTGTTCCTCCAAAAGCTCTTGGGTTGCCGTATCTACTTTGTTAAGCAATAGCAACACCGGTATTTTGCTGTTTTTGATCTTGTCAAAAAACGCTTCGTCCTTCAAAGCCTTTTCGCCGATCTCGACCATGTACAAAAGCACATCTGCATCTTCAAAGGCCGATTTTACAAAATTCATCATGGACGACTGCAGCTCATAGGCGGGCTTAATGATTCCGGGAGTATCGGAGAGGATGACCTGAAAGTCATCGCCGTTGACAATACCTAAAATACGGTGCCTTGTTGTCTGGGCCTTAGAAGTAATGATGGACAGTTTTTCGCCCACAAAAGCGTTCATCAAAGTAGACTTGCCCACATTGGGATTGCCGATAATATTTACGAATCCTGCTTTATGCTTTTGCATCTTTCAATTTTTTAAAGTAGTCGGTCGCCGCTGCATTTACTTTCGGTGCCAGTAATAAAACGGCTATCATGTTCGGTATGACCATGAGTGCGTACGATAAGTCAATCAGGTTTTTAACCAAGTCGAGCGAAGCTACTGCTGCAAAAATAATCATGATTACGAAATACCAGTTGTAAAACTTCCCAATTTTTGCATTGGTCAAAAAAGAAAGACACTTTACCCCATAATACGAGTAGGTAAACAGGGTAGACATGGCAAATGCCGTAACGATGATCATCAGTAGCACATCGCCATAGCCGAAGAGGGTGGTCTCGAATGCCGAAAGGGTCATGACAATTCCGCTACCATCCTCCAAATAAGCTCCGCTTAAAATGATTACGACCGCTGTAAAGGTACATACCAAAATGGTATCTATAAATGGACCTAACATTGCCACAAGACCTTCCTTTATAGGATTATCGGTTTTTGATTGCCCATGGTACATCGGTGCACTACCCAGACCGGCCTCGTTAGAGAACATAGCCCGGCGGATACCTATGATGACCAGCCCCCAGAAACCTCCGGTGACGACGGTCTTAAAGTTCCATGCTTCGGTAATGATCAATTTTAAGGAAGGAATAATTTGCGAAGCATTTAACACCATTACGATTACAACGGCCACCAAATACACCAATACCATAAAAGGAACGATGGCCGAGGCCACTTTCGCAATTTTGGTCAACCCTCCAAAAATCACAAAGGAGGTAACCACGGCAAGAAGCACACCTATGCCCAACTTCCAATTCTGCTCGCTCATTTGAAACAGGGTCTCCGA is from Zobellia galactanivorans and encodes:
- a CDS encoding outer membrane beta-barrel protein, encoding MQKVLPAFLVFTFFCVNTYSQEFKITGKVVDAVSEQPLEATTIYAESPKDSALVAYTISDEIGSFTLEDRSGVKEVNLFFSYNGYKTKVMRVQLKDHVELGTLLLEEQAQELKGVSVVGDRVPITIKKDTLEFNADSFKTRPDATVEELLKKLPGVEVDSDGKIMVNGKEVSQVLVNGQVFFSNDPKMATKSLPKDIISKIQITDTKTKAQEFTGESGDGSSKTINLTIKEDMNKGILSRLTAGDGTDERYQANALFNYFNGDERFSLVAASNNINSSGFSFDEIYDMIGRARSGGFSVNRDGGFSIAGLNFGFGQGITTSNTLGASYANSKKGEYEITGNYFFSSSDSYNDERMSRENILPSGSFFTDRESSFEGNTMSNRGAADLIFDIDETLRITLAPSMSVNQTNSIDASSTRSSTENDGLLNENENLTSEDGVSRNFSNRFDITKKLDTLGTYVRLFFNNGNEQNNNESRLNTVSRIFGDNARTDELNQNTEFEAENDSYTFGVNYRQALAEKLFLDLTYRQQEDKNSNVRSVFDLDELTGTYSRFNSALSSDFLFKTSRKTPSIGIKKDTEKLRLGLDMKYQFSDLDNSEFLRSTSFSKSYKNVLLNAYANYNLDKSKRIGVYFDSYVDLPRINQLQPVADVSNPLNVVTGNPDLEPSVSRNVYFNYNDFNWKERTGMFVYFGLNFHDKLISSVTETDEDLLRRTTYINVDGNYNHYGGVGYSKEIKKDSTLKVKFNFRPYFNLQKNVGFVNGQRLEAKRNSFTPRITTTLNFKEFLEVEPGYSVTVNSTQYNLESYDDINFTSHNAELKTTLYWPKNVIWANDIRYNYNGSVGNNFDKDAVFWNMSLGVQMFKKSATLKLLAYDLLNQNINTKRITGQDFIQDEQGTVLTRYFMMSLTYKFDQFGGKKSKEGNRFMF
- the der gene encoding ribosome biogenesis GTPase Der, translated to MSAIVAIVGRPNVGKSTFFNRLIQRREAIVDAVSGVTRDRHYGKSDWNGKEFSIIDTGGYVQGSDDVFEQEIDKQVELAIDEADAIIFMVDVESGITGMDEDVANLLRRVKKPVFLAVNKVDNAKRAEDAVEFYALGLGEYFTLSSVNGSGTGDLLDALVEVLPEKEKEEADLPRFAVVGRPNAGKSSFINALIGEDRYIVTNIAGTTRDSIDTRYNRFGFEFNLVDTAGIRRKSKVKEDLEFYSVMRSVRAIEHCDVCLVMFDATRGFDGQVENIFWLAQRNNKGIVILVNKWDLIEEKETNTMKQYTERIKKAMEPFVDVPILFISALTKQRIYKAIETAVEVYKNRSKKIKTRKLNDVMLPIIERTPPPAYKDKYVKIKYITQLPTNYPQFAFFCNLPQYVREPYKRFLENKLRENFDFNGVPVTIYMRKK
- a CDS encoding choice-of-anchor I family protein; this encodes MKKIKSIPFILIALGSFSCEKLEDFVGHPHEGPAVVNTSELTYTKIGGFVNGSGEEGFAEISAYDAVTGNLFVVNPVQGEVSVWDISEPSVPSKQASIALTGTPNSVAVHHGLLAIALENDNKQVNGTIEVYDTATMSLVDSYPAGALPDMVAFSPNGKYIVAANEGEPNDDYTVDPEGSISVIDVEKKEVHTLFFTAYNGQTIGNDFRVFGPEACLAQDVEPEYVAVSEDSKYAYVSLQENNGMAVVDLSTMTLTDVFGLGVKDHSLTENAMDASNKDGMLGNFQTWPVLGFYMPDAIAYAKIGGAAYLISANEGDSRDYDGYSEEERVKDLVLDATAFPNAEELQADENLGRLKITTANGDIDGDGDYDKIYSYGARSFTIWTPQGEIVYDSGDEIGRKTMEIAPTLFNDDEGEADGRSDDKGAEPESVTTLKIGESTLLFVGLERTGGAMVYDITNPSAPEFLKWIFSTQDVAPEGLLVIPAEESPNGENLLVITNEVSNTVSIYEIK
- the era gene encoding GTPase Era, which gives rise to MQKHKAGFVNIIGNPNVGKSTLMNAFVGEKLSIITSKAQTTRHRILGIVNGDDFQVILSDTPGIIKPAYELQSSMMNFVKSAFEDADVLLYMVEIGEKALKDEAFFDKIKNSKIPVLLLLNKVDTATQELLEEQVQYWQEMLPTVELHPISALSNFNIKNIFERIIELLPEAPAYYPKDQLTDKPERFFVNETIREKILMHYKKEIPYSVEIETEEFFEDEDIIRMRSVIMVERDSQKGIIIGHKGSALKRVGVESRKDLEKFFGKQVHLELYVKVNKNWRNDARQLKRFGYNN
- a CDS encoding alanine/glycine:cation symporter family protein; its protein translation is MDTINDFISAALPYTEWPMFLLLIGGGLFLVFYSKFLPYRFFGHAIAITAGKYDNKTAEGDVSSFQALSAAVAATVGLGNISGVAIAIHDGGPGVVFWIWVTALIGMCIKFYSCSLSIMFRSTDSEGKLQGGPMYYITKGLGPKAKPLAVFFAVCGLFGFLGVFTANQFTETFMSVVEPSETLFQMSEQNWKLGIGVLLAVVTSFVIFGGLTKIAKVASAIVPFMVLVYLVAVVIVMVLNASQIIPSLKLIITEAWNFKTVVTGGFWGLVIIGIRRAMFSNEAGLGSAPMYHGQSKTDNPIKEGLVAMLGPFIDTILVCTFTAVVIILSGAYLEDGSGIVMTLSAFETTLFGYGDVLLMIIVTAFAMSTLFTYSYYGVKCLSFLTNAKIGKFYNWYFVIMIIFAAVASLDLVKNLIDLSYALMVIPNMIAVLLLAPKVNAAATDYFKKLKDAKA